In Streptomyces sp. Li-HN-5-11, the sequence AGATCGAGATGGTGGGCGAGCGGATGGAGGCGGAGTGGGCGAGGCTCATGCCCCTCACGTACGCGGCCTTCAACGCCAACGGCCGGGTCGCACCGTAGTTCCCCTCTCGTCACCTTCCGCCCGGCAGGACCTCACCCCGCCCCACCTCGGCCGGCGCGCCCGTCGGCGTCATGCCTGTCCCCGCAGGTCAGGCTGTGCGCATCAGCCTCTCGAAGTGTCCGTATTGCGGCATTTGGAGAAGTTCATCTAGCCTGATCGAACGGACCCGGCACTGCTTGAACCCCCGAGCAGGCAGTGCCGGGTTCCACTCTTGTCACGACTTGTCGCCTGCCCCTCGGGCAGACCCCGCTCTGAGCAACGAGTAGCGTGTTACCCATGGCTCCGACCTCGACTCCGCAGACCCCCTTCGGGCGGGTCCTCACCGCCATGGTCACGCCCTTCACGGCGGACGGCGCACTCGACCTCGACGGCGCGCAGCGGCTCGCCGCCCATCTGGTGGACGCAGGCAACGACGGCCTGGTGGTCAACGGCACCACCGGCGAGTCCCCCACCACCAGCGACGCGGAGAAGGCGGACCTCGTACGGGCGGTCCTGGAGGCGGTCGGTGACCGCGCCCACGTCGTGGCCGGCGTCGGCACGAACGACACCCGGCACAGCATCGAGCTGGCCCGCGCCGCCGAGCAGACCGGCGCCCACGGCCTGCTGACCGTGACCCCGTACTACAACAAGCCCCCGCAGGAGGGCCTGTACCGGCACTTCAAGGCCATCGCCGACGCCACGGGGCTGCCGGTCATGCTGTACGACATCCCCGGCCGCAGCGGCGTCCCCATCAACACGGAGACGATCGTCCGCCTCGCCGAGCACCCGCGGATCGTCGCCAACAAGGACGCCAAGGGCGACCTCGGCCGCGCCGGCTGGGCCATCGCCCGCTCGGGCCTCGCCTGGTACTCCGGCGACGACATGCTGAACCTCCCCCTGCTCTCCGTGGGCGCGGTCGGCTTCGTCTCGGTCGTCGGGCACGTCGTCACCCCGGACCTGCGCGCCCTCGTCGAGGCGTACACCGCGGGTGACGTCCAGAAGGCCATCGAGATCCACCAGAAGCTGCTCCCGGTCTACACCGGCATGTTCCGCACCCAGGGCGTCATGACCACCAAGGCCGCGCTCGCCCTGCAGGGCCTGCCCGGCGGGCCGCTCCGGCCGCCCATGACCGAGCTCACGCCCGAGGAAACCGAGCAGCTCAAGATCGATCTTGCCGCCGGCGGGGTACAGCTCTGACAACGAGACTTCGCGAGTCACCTCGCACGCCGGGCTTCACACCAGGCTTCACAACTGAATACACGGGCCACCGGTGCCCGTACCCACAACGACAACTGCTTCTGCACGAACGTCACGCGCGCCACGTGCCCACCGGTACGTGGCGCGCGTGGTGAGGAGAGTCTTTTGAGTCATCCGCATCCTGAACTCGGCCCGCCCCCGCCGCTCCCCGAAGGCGGCCTCCGCATCACCCCGCTCGGCGGCCTCGGCGAGATCGGCCGGAACATGACGGTCTTCGAGTACGCCGGCCGCCTGCTGATCGTCGACTGCGGAGTGCTCTTCCCCGAGGAGGAGCAGCCCGGAATCGACCTGATCCTGCCGGACTTCTCGTCCATCCGTGACCGCCTCGACGACATCGAGGGCATCGTCCTCACGCACGGCCACGAGGACCACATCGGCGGCGTGCCCTTCCTGCTACGGGAGAAGCCCGACATCCCCCTGATCGGCTCCAAGCTGACCCTCGCCCTCATCGAGGCCAAGCTCCAGGAGCACCGCATCCGCCCGTACACCCTTGAGGTGGCGGAAGGACACAGGGAGCGCATCGGCCCCTTCGACTGCGAGTTCGTCGCGGTCAACCACTCCATCCCGGACGCCCTGGCGGTCGCCATCCGCACCCCCGCGGGCATGGCCGTCCACACCGGCGACTTCAAGATGGACCAGCTGCCGCTGGACAGCCGGCTCACCGACCTGCACGCCTTCGCGCGGCTGAGCGAGGAGGGCATCGACCTGCTCCTCGCCGACTCAACGAACGCCGAGGTCCCCGGCTTCACCCCGCACGAACGGGACATCTCAGGCGTCCTGCGGCAGGTCTTCGCCGGTGCCCGCAAGCGGATCATCGTGGCGAGCTTCGCCAGCCACGTGCACCGCATCCAGCAGATCCTGGACGCCGCGCACGAGTACGGCCGCAGGGTCGCCTTCGTCGGCCGCTCCATGGTCCGCAACATGGGCATCGCCCGGGACCTCGGATACCTGAAGGTCCCGCCGGGCCTCGTGGTGGACGTCCGGACGCTCGACGACCTCCCCGACCACGAGGTCGTGCTCGTCTGCACGGGCTCGCAGGGCGAACCGATGGCGGCCCTCTCCCGCATGGCCAACCGCGACCACCAGATCCGCATCGTCGAGGGCGACACGGTGATCCTGGCCTCGTCGCTGATCCCCGGCAACGAGAACGCGGTGTACCGGGTCATCAACGGCCTCACCCGCTGGGGCGCCAACGTCGTCCACAAGGGCAACGCCAAGGTGCACGTCTCGGGTCACGCCTCGGCCGGCGAACTGCTGTACTTCTACAACATCTGCCGCCCGAAGAACCTGATGCCGGTCCACGGCGAATGGCGCCACCTGCGCGCCAACGCCGAACTGGGCGCCCTCACAGGGGTCCCGCACGACCGCATCGTCATCGCCGAGGACGGCGTGACGGTCGACCTCGTCGAGGGCAAGGCCAAGATCTCCGGCAAGGTGCAGGCCGGTTACGTCTACGTCGACGGACTCTCGGTCGGCGACGTCGGCGAACCCGCGCTCAAGGACCGCAAGATCCTCGGTGACGAGGGCATCATCTCGGTCTTCGTCGTGGTCGACTCCACCACGGGCAAGATCACCGGCGGTCCGCATGTCCAGGCCCGTGGCTCGGGCATCGAGGACTCCGCCTTCAGTGAGGTGATCCCCAAGATCGCCGAGGCCCTGGAGCGATCAGCCCAGGAGGGCATCGCCGACTCCCACCAGCTGCAGCAGCTCGTCCGTCGCACGCTGGGCAAATGGGTGTCGGACACCTACCGGCGCCGGCCGATGATCCTTCCGGTCGTGGTGGAGGTCTGACGGTACGTCCGGTCGATCTCCCCCACGCGTGAACTGGCAGCGGGGCTCCTCGATTTGCATCGAGGAGCCCCGCTCCAGTACGTTTACGGCTCCGCCCGGACGGGAACCCGGAGGCCTCGTGCGCTCCGGAGGACGCTCCCGGACGGCGGGAAATCCGACTCAGAGTCTCTGATAAAGTCGGAGTCGCCGGAAAGGAAACCGCGAGAGCGGCATCCTGGAAAGCGAACCGAGGAAATCGGGTCGGAAAAAGATCTGATAGAGTCGGAAACACCGAAGGGAAGCGCCCGGAGGAAAGCCTGAGAGAGTCTCTCGGGTGAGTACGAAGGAAGCGTCCGTTCCTTGAGAACTCAACAGCGTGCCAAAAGTCAACGCCAGATATGTTGATACCCCGTCCACCGGATCCTTCCGGTGGCGAGGTTCCTTTGAAGAAAACACAGCGAGGACGCTGTGAACCGCCGGATCATTCCTCCGGTGGTTCCGCTCTCGTGGTGTCGCCCCGATCACGGGGAAGCATTCACGGAGAGTTTGATCCTGGCTCAGGACGAACGCTGGCGGCGTGCTTAACACATGCAAGTCGAACGATGAACCACTTCGGTGGGGATTAGTGGCGAACGGGTGAGTAACACGTGGGCAATCTGCCCTGCACTCTGGGACAAGCCCTGGAAACGGGGTCTAATACCGGATATGAGGACGGCAGGCATCTGCTGTTCTGTAAAGCTCCGGCGGTGCAGGAT encodes:
- the dapA gene encoding 4-hydroxy-tetrahydrodipicolinate synthase, with product MAPTSTPQTPFGRVLTAMVTPFTADGALDLDGAQRLAAHLVDAGNDGLVVNGTTGESPTTSDAEKADLVRAVLEAVGDRAHVVAGVGTNDTRHSIELARAAEQTGAHGLLTVTPYYNKPPQEGLYRHFKAIADATGLPVMLYDIPGRSGVPINTETIVRLAEHPRIVANKDAKGDLGRAGWAIARSGLAWYSGDDMLNLPLLSVGAVGFVSVVGHVVTPDLRALVEAYTAGDVQKAIEIHQKLLPVYTGMFRTQGVMTTKAALALQGLPGGPLRPPMTELTPEETEQLKIDLAAGGVQL
- a CDS encoding ribonuclease J, whose translation is MSHPHPELGPPPPLPEGGLRITPLGGLGEIGRNMTVFEYAGRLLIVDCGVLFPEEEQPGIDLILPDFSSIRDRLDDIEGIVLTHGHEDHIGGVPFLLREKPDIPLIGSKLTLALIEAKLQEHRIRPYTLEVAEGHRERIGPFDCEFVAVNHSIPDALAVAIRTPAGMAVHTGDFKMDQLPLDSRLTDLHAFARLSEEGIDLLLADSTNAEVPGFTPHERDISGVLRQVFAGARKRIIVASFASHVHRIQQILDAAHEYGRRVAFVGRSMVRNMGIARDLGYLKVPPGLVVDVRTLDDLPDHEVVLVCTGSQGEPMAALSRMANRDHQIRIVEGDTVILASSLIPGNENAVYRVINGLTRWGANVVHKGNAKVHVSGHASAGELLYFYNICRPKNLMPVHGEWRHLRANAELGALTGVPHDRIVIAEDGVTVDLVEGKAKISGKVQAGYVYVDGLSVGDVGEPALKDRKILGDEGIISVFVVVDSTTGKITGGPHVQARGSGIEDSAFSEVIPKIAEALERSAQEGIADSHQLQQLVRRTLGKWVSDTYRRRPMILPVVVEV